One Arthrobacter sp. FW306-07-I genomic window carries:
- a CDS encoding DUF4190 domain-containing protein, whose translation MKVYNSPENWPSPPVGWQPHEGWHPDPAWGPPPPGHEFWIEVPEMAYSPEPGGKALTTTAFVLGAVAIVVCWIPILNILGFLLGLSAVVMAIVVLATKRRTELSVQGMTIAALVMGGASLIGVIAFQATYTSASNERHAASSASAVSQSATPSTNSTQPATSTPEPVVAVDGSAEKPHALGAAAIVGNEYQVQVVNVKLDATQEVVANNMFNRPPKGRYILVGLAVTYAGAKEGNPWVDLSPTFVGTDARQYDASACGASLENGAMNVPTLEKGGQANYQVCMDVPTGAIEGGKIFVQKTFSTNSKSRVYWGLR comes from the coding sequence TTGAAAGTCTACAACTCGCCGGAAAACTGGCCTTCGCCGCCAGTTGGCTGGCAGCCTCACGAGGGCTGGCATCCCGATCCTGCATGGGGTCCCCCTCCTCCGGGACATGAATTCTGGATTGAAGTTCCCGAGATGGCTTATTCTCCAGAACCAGGCGGTAAGGCGCTTACAACCACAGCATTTGTATTGGGGGCTGTGGCAATTGTCGTGTGTTGGATCCCCATTCTGAACATCCTCGGGTTCCTCCTAGGACTTAGCGCGGTGGTCATGGCGATCGTTGTCTTGGCGACAAAACGACGTACTGAACTCTCGGTGCAAGGCATGACTATCGCCGCACTCGTTATGGGAGGAGCATCGCTAATCGGCGTTATCGCATTTCAGGCGACCTACACTTCAGCCTCGAACGAACGGCACGCCGCAAGTTCTGCATCAGCTGTTTCGCAGTCGGCCACGCCTTCGACTAATTCGACTCAGCCAGCAACTAGCACCCCGGAACCAGTCGTGGCGGTTGACGGATCAGCTGAAAAGCCACATGCCCTCGGCGCTGCAGCCATTGTCGGAAACGAATATCAAGTTCAAGTCGTCAACGTAAAGCTTGACGCGACCCAAGAGGTAGTCGCCAACAACATGTTCAACCGGCCTCCCAAGGGCAGGTACATCCTCGTCGGTCTAGCGGTGACCTACGCAGGGGCTAAAGAGGGAAATCCCTGGGTTGATTTGTCGCCGACGTTTGTAGGCACAGATGCGAGGCAATACGATGCCAGCGCGTGCGGCGCGTCTCTGGAGAATGGAGCCATGAATGTACCGACCCTCGAAAAGGGCGGCCAGGCAAACTATCAGGTTTGCATGGACGTGCCCACCGGGGCGATCGAGGGTGGCAAGATCTTCGTCCAGAAGACCTTTTCCACGAACAGCAAGTCCAGAGTCTACTGGGGACTGAGATAG
- a CDS encoding SDR family oxidoreductase, giving the protein MRIAVAGGTGTVGRHVVAIAKERGHHVMSLSRAEGVDLVNGRGLDQALQNVETVIDVSGIQTMSTKKAVDYFTNATQNLLAAGKKAGVKQHVVLSIVGIDKANSGLYAGKLVQEDEVRHGGIPWTLLRSTQFHEFVPMSIKAASVGPLVFVPTMVTQPVAAKEVAAALVDAAESGPKGRLPDLGGPRTEHLKGLVAAYLAKTQQKNLIVPLRVPGPMGKAMRNGGLIPAPGSAVGRQTFQEWLDAIDAA; this is encoded by the coding sequence ATGAGGATTGCCGTTGCAGGGGGAACCGGTACCGTGGGCCGCCACGTTGTGGCCATCGCCAAGGAGCGGGGGCACCACGTGATGAGCCTGAGCCGCGCGGAGGGGGTGGACCTGGTCAACGGACGCGGCCTCGACCAGGCGCTCCAGAATGTCGAAACAGTCATCGACGTCTCCGGCATCCAAACCATGTCCACCAAGAAGGCCGTGGATTACTTCACCAACGCCACCCAGAACCTGCTGGCGGCCGGGAAGAAGGCCGGCGTGAAGCAGCATGTGGTGCTGTCCATTGTGGGCATCGATAAAGCCAATTCGGGACTGTACGCCGGTAAGCTGGTGCAGGAGGACGAAGTGAGGCACGGCGGCATTCCCTGGACCCTCCTCCGGTCCACCCAGTTCCACGAGTTCGTGCCGATGTCCATCAAGGCCGCCTCAGTGGGCCCGCTGGTCTTCGTGCCCACGATGGTCACCCAGCCGGTGGCGGCAAAGGAGGTGGCCGCGGCCCTGGTGGATGCGGCCGAGTCCGGGCCGAAGGGACGGCTACCGGACCTCGGCGGCCCGCGGACCGAACACCTGAAAGGCCTGGTGGCGGCCTACCTGGCCAAGACGCAGCAGAAAAACCTGATCGTTCCGCTCCGGGTGCCGGGCCCCATGGGCAAGGCAATGCGCAACGGCGGGCTGATCCCGGCGCCGGGTTCCGCCGTCGGGCGCCAGACGTTCCAGGAGTGGCTCGACGCCATCGACGCCGCGTAA
- a CDS encoding GAF domain-containing protein produces MSETSTPGEHPVREKFFGLLLELREHHVFILGTLLASLVSALTFLPYYPTIVDANGQPLQGTIVVRVVSLILIPVLAAADKVADWQAKKESTAALAEEARKAQQTYQHSISSLLLIANRGADIAHETPGKRKTQLRDLRTVLVTATHGLSNAAQTRATYYTLIITEEGRILGEPVSHGRVEESTTIWEESKDRSHSVWGIMDGEDVNAPIVRSTDEDRKDWADWDQKKYKSFISVPVKAHGVQFGMLSLNAPNSEDLTETDRMAVLVAARIMATTLSLALETNQLKELGDSLVKLRARQAGPFEATGTESKLDSVGSSAAGQ; encoded by the coding sequence GTGAGTGAAACATCAACCCCTGGAGAGCATCCCGTTAGGGAGAAGTTTTTTGGACTGCTGCTAGAACTACGCGAGCATCATGTCTTTATTTTGGGGACGCTTCTCGCCTCGCTCGTAAGCGCCCTCACCTTCCTTCCGTATTATCCGACGATAGTGGACGCCAACGGCCAGCCGTTGCAGGGAACTATCGTCGTTAGAGTGGTCAGCTTGATACTCATTCCTGTGTTGGCCGCGGCCGACAAAGTAGCCGACTGGCAGGCTAAGAAGGAATCTACGGCCGCCCTTGCCGAAGAGGCCCGGAAGGCACAGCAGACCTACCAGCATTCGATTTCGAGTCTCCTATTGATTGCAAACAGGGGCGCCGATATTGCCCACGAAACTCCTGGGAAAAGGAAGACTCAGCTGAGGGATCTTCGAACAGTTCTCGTCACGGCCACGCATGGTCTCTCCAACGCGGCACAGACTCGGGCGACGTACTACACCTTGATCATCACCGAGGAGGGGCGCATCTTGGGCGAACCGGTTAGCCACGGCCGGGTGGAAGAATCAACGACAATCTGGGAAGAGAGTAAAGACCGAAGTCACTCCGTTTGGGGAATTATGGACGGTGAAGACGTCAACGCCCCCATAGTCCGCTCGACCGACGAGGACAGGAAGGACTGGGCAGACTGGGATCAGAAAAAATACAAGTCCTTTATCTCAGTCCCGGTAAAAGCACACGGCGTTCAATTCGGGATGCTGTCACTGAACGCCCCGAACAGCGAAGACCTAACAGAAACAGACCGTATGGCGGTGCTAGTGGCAGCGAGAATCATGGCTACAACGCTTTCTCTAGCCCTCGAAACCAACCAACTCAAGGAACTCGGAGACAGCCTTGTGAAGCTGCGGGCCCGTCAGGCAGGTCCTTTTGAAGCAACTGGCACAGAGTCAAAACTCGATTCGGTTGGTTCTTCCGCGGCGGGTCAGTGA
- a CDS encoding HD domain-containing phosphohydrolase, whose product MQSPAAPRRSEVLAALSLAIDLGLGQPMEHMLRASLLALRIAGAAGVDEAGQGRIYYANQLAWIGCHADSFELAALFTDDIGFRADYYRRDQHGLPMYAGMFSHAGAGLPPLARVARWTRFAATGSGAVRTMIASHCVSAGVLASSVGLDDGVAGLLTHTFERWDGKGLPEGVSGQEIPLEMRIMHLADTAEVFLRTEGVAGAVAMVRARRGSQFDPALADLFIDHAEALTDGLLDVDCWQAALDLAPTDAPLSGSQLDTVLRAIGDFADLKSPYTAGHSRAVAALAAAAGEEHGLPPDDVVELRRAGWVHDLGRLGVSNQVWDKKEPLSALEHERIRMHPYLGERILSRVPGLKGEAAMTGSHHERLDGSGYPRGIGGAELGIKQRILAAADSYHASVEPRPHRPALTPADAAARLRQEVSAGRLAAGAVEAVLVAAGQQPRRAHAAAGGLTPREVEILGMLCRGLTPAQIAGTLFLSRKTVRNHVEHIYTKIGATNRVGATLFAIRNGLTEQ is encoded by the coding sequence ATGCAGTCACCGGCTGCGCCCCGGCGCAGCGAAGTCCTGGCCGCGCTGTCGCTCGCCATCGACCTGGGGCTGGGGCAGCCGATGGAGCACATGCTGCGTGCGTCCCTGCTGGCGCTGCGGATCGCCGGCGCTGCGGGCGTGGACGAGGCGGGCCAGGGCAGGATCTACTACGCCAACCAGCTGGCCTGGATCGGCTGCCACGCGGATTCCTTTGAACTCGCCGCGCTGTTCACGGACGATATCGGCTTCCGCGCCGACTACTACCGCCGCGACCAGCACGGCCTGCCAATGTACGCCGGCATGTTCAGCCACGCCGGCGCCGGCCTCCCGCCGCTGGCCCGCGTCGCCCGCTGGACGCGTTTCGCCGCGACAGGCAGCGGAGCGGTACGCACCATGATTGCCTCGCACTGCGTCTCCGCCGGTGTGCTGGCCAGCAGTGTAGGGCTCGACGACGGCGTGGCAGGACTGCTCACCCACACCTTTGAGCGGTGGGACGGCAAGGGCCTGCCGGAGGGAGTCTCGGGGCAGGAGATCCCGCTGGAAATGCGGATCATGCACCTGGCCGACACCGCCGAGGTCTTCCTGCGGACTGAAGGCGTGGCCGGCGCGGTGGCGATGGTGCGGGCACGCCGAGGCAGCCAGTTCGATCCCGCACTGGCCGATCTGTTCATCGACCACGCCGAGGCCCTCACCGACGGGCTCCTCGACGTCGACTGCTGGCAGGCCGCCCTTGACCTGGCTCCCACTGACGCTCCCCTGTCCGGCAGCCAGCTGGACACGGTGCTGCGCGCCATCGGCGACTTCGCAGACCTCAAATCCCCCTACACGGCCGGACACTCCCGCGCGGTGGCGGCGCTGGCGGCCGCCGCCGGCGAGGAACACGGGCTGCCCCCGGACGACGTCGTGGAGCTCCGCCGTGCAGGATGGGTGCACGACCTGGGCCGCTTAGGGGTATCCAACCAGGTGTGGGACAAGAAGGAGCCCCTCTCCGCGCTGGAGCACGAACGCATCCGCATGCATCCGTACCTGGGCGAACGGATCCTCAGCCGCGTCCCCGGCCTGAAGGGCGAGGCGGCCATGACCGGCTCACACCATGAGCGGCTCGACGGGTCCGGTTATCCGCGCGGGATTGGCGGAGCCGAGCTGGGGATCAAGCAGCGGATCCTGGCGGCTGCGGACTCCTACCATGCCTCCGTGGAGCCACGCCCGCACCGGCCAGCGCTCACTCCGGCCGATGCAGCGGCAAGGCTGCGGCAGGAGGTTTCGGCCGGGAGGCTGGCCGCCGGAGCCGTGGAGGCCGTACTCGTCGCGGCCGGCCAGCAGCCCCGCCGTGCGCATGCCGCGGCGGGTGGGCTCACGCCGCGGGAAGTGGAGATCCTCGGCATGCTCTGCCGCGGCCTGACTCCGGCCCAGATCGCCGGCACCCTCTTCCTTTCCCGGAAGACCGTCCGCAACCATGTGGAGCACATTTACACCAAGATCGGTGCCACCAACCGGGTGGGTGCCACGTTGTTCGCGATCAGGAATGGGCTGACCGAACAGTGA